From the Deltaproteobacteria bacterium genome, one window contains:
- a CDS encoding DUF1178 family protein, whose protein sequence is MVIYDLTCNNDHGFEGWFSGPENFQEQLSQGLVVCPVCNSTAVTKLPHACAVHTKQEERPAPPTQRQPQAMPPPEQLKEALIRVHHYIENNFENVGHHFADEARRIHAGETEERPIHGTATAEQREALDDDSVPYMMLPKPELDG, encoded by the coding sequence ATGGTCATTTACGATCTCACCTGCAACAACGATCACGGCTTCGAGGGATGGTTCTCGGGGCCCGAGAACTTCCAGGAGCAGCTCTCCCAAGGCCTGGTCGTCTGTCCGGTGTGCAACTCCACCGCCGTCACCAAGCTCCCCCATGCCTGCGCCGTACACACGAAACAGGAGGAGCGACCGGCTCCGCCGACGCAACGTCAGCCACAGGCCATGCCCCCGCCGGAACAGCTCAAGGAAGCGCTGATCCGGGTGCACCACTACATCGAGAACAACTTCGAGAATGTCGGCCATCACTTCGCCGACGAGGCCCGCCGCATCCACGCCGGCGAGACCGAGGAACGCCCCATCCACGGCACCGCCACCGCCGAGCAAAGGGAAGCGCTTGACGACGACAGCGTCCCCTACATGATGCTGCCGAAGCCGGAGCTCGACGGCTGA
- a CDS encoding alpha/beta hydrolase, which translates to MSTDYLHRTLRVGGIETHYLEAGEGPDLVLLHGGEYGASAEATWGTAIAKLGRTFHVLAPDMLGYGRTAKIYSFSDPSGFRLTHLAQWLEVVGVGEAFFVGNSAGGGTLLRSSVRNPSPLKMKKMVTICGNAGVFKSDFQADLEDYTPSLENMGKLLKLLFHDEKWLTQECVESRYNDSIAPGAWEALSAARLKRPGYERGSTIDAFVKQLSTVTVPLLIIGCDHDPLNQPDWDDRLQRIVPGSTTHRFHDSAHEPQIEEQDAFVDVVTGFLLS; encoded by the coding sequence ATGAGCACGGACTATCTGCATCGGACACTTCGGGTCGGAGGCATCGAGACCCATTACCTGGAAGCGGGGGAGGGCCCCGACCTGGTGCTGCTCCACGGCGGCGAGTACGGCGCGTCGGCCGAGGCCACCTGGGGCACGGCCATTGCGAAGCTCGGGCGGACCTTTCACGTGCTCGCTCCGGACATGCTGGGCTACGGCCGCACCGCCAAGATCTACAGCTTCTCCGACCCCTCGGGGTTCCGGTTGACGCACCTCGCCCAGTGGCTGGAGGTGGTGGGCGTTGGCGAGGCCTTCTTCGTGGGCAATTCCGCCGGCGGCGGCACGCTCCTGAGAAGCTCGGTGCGGAATCCCTCGCCCTTGAAGATGAAGAAGATGGTGACCATCTGCGGCAACGCCGGGGTGTTCAAGAGCGACTTCCAGGCCGACCTGGAGGACTACACCCCGAGCCTGGAGAACATGGGCAAGCTTCTCAAGCTGCTGTTTCACGACGAGAAGTGGCTCACCCAGGAATGCGTCGAGTCGCGCTACAACGATTCCATCGCGCCGGGTGCCTGGGAGGCCCTGTCCGCGGCCCGTTTGAAGCGCCCGGGGTACGAGCGCGGCTCCACCATCGACGCCTTCGTGAAGCAACTGTCCACCGTCACGGTGCCCTTGCTCATCATCGGCTGTGACCACGACCCCCTCAACCAGCCCGACTGGGACGACCGGCTTCAGCGCATCGTCCCCGGTTCCACGACCCACCGGTTCCACGACTCGGCACACGAACCGCAGATCGAGGAACAGGACGCGTTCGTCGATGTGGTGACGGGTTTCCTGCTGTCTTGA